The region tgtatatgaaaaattaaaacgttatttaattgataagaaatataatgaaaatttatctCAATTAATTGGTGGTGGTTTAGCTGGAAGTATATCATGGTTAAGTATATGTCCTATTGaagttgttaaaaataaacttcaAGTTATGGAacaattagataaaaaaaatattaaaaaaatgaattataaattgatttataaaaaaataataaatgaagaTGGAATTAAAGGTTTTTACAAAGGTGGATTAATTTTAGTATGCCGTGGCTTTCTTACAAATGCCGTTGTCTTTTTtgtttatgaaaatattatggGTATTTGGGGTGAATTATTCAAGTCAACAAATCATTAAATCATTAGTTACATATGTGCAGTTTATTATCGATTTTAAGAAAagttaaaacaaatttaaaattacaatcaaaattaaaataataataataatatttacgatttttcaataatattttctttgtcattatttacttttaatggTACCATTCTATGATGAAATATTATCCATAATGTTACAACAATTAATCCTAATATAATTtgatgaataaaaattattttaggaCCAAATGTTTGATACATAAATGCACTAAAAATTGGTGCTACAAGAACACCAAATCCAGCACATGTTTGTAAACATCCTTGCATTGTTCCTTGTCTTCTATTACCAAGCATTCTTGAAAAAAGTGTATTCATTGCTGCATTTACTACAGGAAAAGCTATTCCAATACATAAAgaatatgatataaaataaaggtAAGGACTAATTATAGGAAGATTTTCACACCAAtcaaattttgatatatcaCATCCAGTTAATTCTGTTGAAGATGATATATTAGtcattatttttgaattatatTGTGAAACTTTAGGTGaatcattataaataaatgaatacGGGTATACTAATAAATGAAAGGTAATTAGCAATCCAAAACCAATAATGATATTCCTACGAAATTTTccactaaaaaaaataaaaaataagaatttttgtttaaaataaaaattattttattatgtaattttttgttaaactaatagtaatatttcattttcaaaatttttttaaaataatttttaaaaatagatatttttatacaattttataaaaaaaaatttctaatcataaattttaaataagttaATCATAGAATTTGTGTATTAACATTAATAGATTaactaaatttaaataaacataaacgttatttttttttatgcattaaatttaaaaaaaaaaaaaaactattagtataataaaaaaaatctgtTTAGTTAACATAAgattaacttttttacataaagttgatattaaaataaaataatttctatttttacttattaaCTTATTATAAACTTACTATTTTCCTATAtcaataaagataaataaaaagtagaCAACAAAAGCTGAAAAACCTAAGAAACCTTGAGCATAAGAAATAACTGTAACTGTTTGTTTTTTGGTAAAATTAAACATCATCATTGAAATAATGGGACTGAGAGTTGATATACTTGATACAATAAACATTTGAACAAATCTTGATATGAATGCAATTCCAACAgcaaatttatcatattttggTAATGTTAAACttgaatctttttttttaccagcttcatatttatgaataccaacatatttttctacaaaaaaaaatttaactgcTAATAAACTACATCCATTTGCTATTATAGCTAAAAATGATGgcatattataaatatgaaaataaatattaaataaaatatgaacACCAGGATATCCAAGaccaataaataaaagatttaatgCTGGACCAATTGTAACACCAAAAGCTAAACCTCCACTAATGACACTAACAGCTCTACTTCTATCCTTATTTGTAGAAGCAGTTGCTGCATAAGAACGTAATAATGAAACACAAGACCATCCTACACCTGTTATTACTCTTGCAAAAAACataaattctttttgataatatggaagtttatctaatataaaatataatgtatttCCTGTTAATTGACAAGTTATACCAATATATAAAGgaattttaatacattttattttatttgaccACCATCCAAATAAAGgtgaaaatataatatttgaaattgaATAAGAACCAAGAACAAATCCAAAAAATTCTTCAGTTACATGTGGATCaagctaaaaaaaaaatatatatatatatatatatatatatataaatatatcttaattataaaataataaatataaagtaacATACAGTTTGTAGATATGGCCAAATAGTGGcaatataaatagaaaattgAACATTTGAACTAAAAGCTAAAAGACCAccaatatatatacttttccATTGTGTTTCTTCTTCATCATCAtctttaatttctttaatttcattGTCAATTGAAAGTCTTTCtttatgtattttattatgaatatttttaggGCTATCTGTCATAGAAGTCGTATTTGGAGGCATATTATATTGATGAttgttttatcaataatatatttaatcgaaataatgaaaaagaatatggaaattattaaaagattatagAAGGCTAATAATTTCCAGAAAtgttttgaaataataatgtatgataaacattaatttttatatataatagaaatatttaatgttatccaatatatttattatacaaattGTACGCTAATTCTTTTAAGTATAGATAGGAGAGAAAAAGCGtctaatatttatattagtgtctgattaaatttatttttataagctttaaaagtttaataaaaaaaaaagaatgaaaTATTCAAGAGGTAATAGTATATGATGATcaagtatattaaaataatcttttttttttttaataaaattaacattattataaatttataacaatttattgTCTTTTAATATGtactatatttaatattttgtgtagattaattttttaaaattttgtgttTTAGTcaaaaaatactatattagatattttatcaaattttattctaaattataatattaattttaagttattaaattttaatttattacataacattatactattatcaaaataaaaagaataaatatacaatacaaaaaaaaaaagattaaaattatttttttaaatttattcatcAGTTGTAAGTagatcttttttattttcaccATTCTCAAGTTCTTCAATTGTTTCTAATAATGGTATACCAACAGTTTCAGGAAGACataataatactaaaattCCAGCAATACTAGATAATATTGCAAATGGTATAACCATAAAAACATTACCATATTCTGTTACTAACCAAAAAGATACATATGATGCAAGTATGGCTCCTAGTCTTGAAAAAGTAGAACACAATCCCATGGCACTATTTCTGATAACTGTTGGGAATAATTCAGGagtaaatgtataaattgTTGTATATACACATGTTATAGCTGCTTTAACTGTTGCATAAAGAATCAAATTAACTATCCAATGAGTTTGATAGTGTGATAAAATTTGTGAAATAACCATACATCCAGCTGATACTAAATATCCACCAGCTAAAAGTGGTTTTCTACCTATTTTATTAACAgtaaaaaacattaataataatgcaGGAATTTCCATAAAACCACCAATTATAAATGTCATGTATGGATCACCACCTAAAAAATCTGGCTTCATTGATACACCATAAAATATCATTGAAACAACAGGCCaacaataaaatgatattaaagaaCGTTTACAAAGTTTAGGTGTTCTAAATAAATCTAAATAaccataattttttgttttattattaacagtAATTGTATCTTCATCTGTATCAAGTGTATCCCACCATTCATTTGGAATTTGTGATCCATTTATTTTTCcacctttttttaataatttatcagcTTCATTGTAACGTTTTTTAGTAACTAACCATCTTATACTTTCACCAACAAGCcaataatatgataaaaatattattgatggTAAACCaataattaattgtaaatGTCTATAAtctctaaaaaaataagcaAATATTCCTAGTAATATTTCACCAAAAGAAAATGACATTCCACCAATAGTTGCAGGAAGTTTTCGTTTAGAAGGCCCAATTAATTccatcattattataattgaaaTCATAAATAATCCTGGATGAGAAATTCCAAGTAAAAATCTTAATAAAccaaaaacaattaaattattagcAAAAGCTGAATATGATCCGGCAAAAATTTGTAAACATAATGCTATAAAATACATTCTTTTTCTTCCATATTTATCTCCATATTTACCAAAACCTATTGAACCAATCATTTGCCCAATATAATAAGCTGATTGAATAAAAGCTCTCCAAATTGTTTTATCACATACAATATCCCATCTATGAGTTGCTGAATAAGTTACGTGtgatttatcataaatatatcCATTTGTACATGAATCAGAAAGACCATAATGGCAAGTTTCATAAGAACAATCagttaaattaacaaaatttttacattctTCTTTTAATGGAATTTCTTTTGAAATTATTGGATTCATCCAATAAGATGAATTAGCTTCCTCATTTGGTAAACGacatctaaattttttttttaaataaataaaaaaaaacattagataaaatacctatgttttatatttggAGCAGTAAATGTCCAAGATAATGAATGCATAGCTGTAAATATTGTTGGtatacataataaaaaaaattgtatactTTGATATTTACCAAATTCTCCCAGATGAGTAAAAAGAATCTCatcaaatttcattttttattataaataatattgcttttaatatagttttctataaaaaaaatacatgtattatatatcattcataatatattttaattatataataaataatataatttatatactttatttctttgtagtatagaaaaaaaaaattttaaggaTTAGAAAAAATGCTGAAGATATAAGTGTTAAATAaggaaatatattttcttattttttacttctttatttattaaatttattgatatgtttttctaaattttatatcatattgATATAACTCATattcttaaatataaaaaaaattatattttgtttatatcttaaaatcaatttctaaatagaataaaaaagtttgtcTTAAGTTTACATTAACAATAagtatattaacaaaaaaaactatgtttaaaaaaaaagactagtactttgattaataaaaagtacttaggcatatgataataaaaattttcttctatttttaattttttgttttaaaatatataagttcataattataataatattgataaaaataactatcaatatataaattatattcttagcttatttaatattagtaaaaatataaaacattaccAAAACAAATGGTCTTCcgttgaaaataaaataatattaaatatttattgtttagaAACAAAtgattatcttttaaatttcagttaaatataatagaacaaagataatttatataaataataggTATTCCTGATTGATGATGtttagatataaatattaaactgATAAAggatgaattatttttattgtaaaagttttaattataatgtatacataaattttgtattaataaataaaatattgctAGTTTTGCCAcatgatttaaaatatattttttctatacaaaacaatataataagttgttattaaatttatgatagaaaatttatatgttataGGCTTAATACttaaataatagtataatttataaaataaaaaaaaattttttttttaaaaaaacaagattaacattattttaaaaatctaataatattaacaaaacattaaatataactACTTCTGTGATTatacatattaatttttattatatatataataaaaaaaattaaaataattggtACTAGTAGAAATCATTTTTTGAGTATAAAATATGATCAAGATAtttaactattatttaaagttatctatcaatttttgtaatatttttaattaattaatatagacaatatattaaaattaaattaacaacCTACATTTTCGACACGTATATTAAGTAATTTAATAgtttatatactttaaaatttttaataaatgtaattttttattaattaatgtgtaatattaatattgtaaaacaaaaattacagtaaaacatttttgatacaatttaaaattatttattggtataaattaattttataataatgaatttaaaaaaaatatatcctaaaaatattttttatttaaaagtaaataaaactttttagttttattaatttaacaataaattaatgatTGCATAAATTCGTAAGGCTTTGTTCCAATTTCCAATATAATCTTTGTATTTTTACTTAATGTCAAGCAAGTTATGATAATAGTATACTAATAAATCTTATGGCCAATAAATTCAAACaccattaaaatatatactttgtatttttacagtgtcaatttatataaacaacTTTGATTAAATGACAAAcgttatatcttttaatttttataatatttaaatttattttgaaagtAATTAACAggataactttttaattttaaggcatataattttattattaaattttaaaataattgttatatataataaaataaaaaaaaacattttatatttttcttagtATGATACATCTAGAAATTTCAAAAAA is a window of Strongyloides ratti genome assembly S_ratti_ED321, scaffold srae_scaffold0000001 DNA encoding:
- a CDS encoding Major facilitator superfamily and Major facilitator superfamily domain, general substrate transporter-containing protein; the encoded protein is MPPNTTSMTDSPKNIHNKIHKERLSIDNEIKEIKDDDEEETQWKSIYIGGLLAFSSNVQFSIYIATIWPYLQTLDPHVTEEFFGFVLGSYSISNIIFSPLFGWWSNKIKCIKIPLYIGITCQLTGNTLYFILDKLPYYQKEFMFFARVITGVGWSCVSLLRSYAATASTNKDRSRAVSVISGGLAFGVTIGPALNLLFIGLGYPGVHILFNIYFHIYNMPSFLAIIANGCSLLAVKFFFVEKYVGIHKYEAGKKKDSSLTLPKYDKFAVGIAFISRFVQMFIVSSISTLSPIISMMMFNFTKKQTVTVISYAQGFLGFSAFVVYFLFIFIDIGKYGKFRRNIIIGFGLLITFHLLVYPYSFIYNDSPKVSQYNSKIMTNISSSTELTGCDISKFDWCENLPIISPYLYFISYSLCIGIAFPVVNAAMNTLFSRMLGNRRQGTMQGCLQTCAGFGVLVAPIFSAFMYQTFGPKIIFIHQIILGLIVVTLWIIFHHRMVPLKVNNDKENIIEKS
- a CDS encoding Solute carrier family 22 member 13; translated protein: MKFDEILFTHLGEFGKYQSIQFFLLCIPTIFTAMHSLSWTFTAPNIKHRCRLPNEEANSSYWMNPIISKEIPLKEECKNFVNLTDCSYETCHYGLSDSCTNGYIYDKSHVTYSATHRWDIVCDKTIWRAFIQSAYYIGQMIGSIGFGKYGDKYGRKRMYFIALCLQIFAGSYSAFANNLIVFGLLRFLLGISHPGLFMISIIIMMELIGPSKRKLPATIGGMSFSFGEILLGIFAYFFRDYRHLQLIIGLPSIIFLSYYWLVGESIRWLVTKKRYNEADKLLKKGGKINGSQIPNEWWDTLDTDEDTITVNNKTKNYGYLDLFRTPKLCKRSLISFYCWPVVSMIFYGVSMKPDFLGGDPYMTFIIGGFMEIPALLLMFFTVNKIGRKPLLAGGYLVSAGCMVISQILSHYQTHWIVNLILYATVKAAITCVYTTIYTFTPELFPTVIRNSAMGLCSTFSRLGAILASYVSFWLVTEYGNVFMVIPFAILSSIAGILVLLCLPETVGIPLLETIEELENGENKKDLLTTDE